In a single window of the Streptomyces cinnabarinus genome:
- a CDS encoding VOC family protein: MDIKLKNCFLAVDDHDKAIAFYRDVLGMEVRNDVGFEGMRWVTVGSPLQPDVDVVLEPPGADPDISPADREAMARLLAKGVLRGVNFTTDDCDALFARVREAGADVIQEPMDQPYGVRDCAFRDPAGNMLRFMEPNS; this comes from the coding sequence ATGGACATCAAGCTCAAGAACTGTTTCCTCGCTGTCGACGACCACGACAAGGCGATCGCCTTCTACCGGGATGTCCTCGGCATGGAGGTCCGCAACGACGTCGGGTTCGAGGGCATGCGCTGGGTGACCGTCGGTTCGCCGCTCCAGCCCGACGTGGACGTGGTGCTGGAGCCGCCCGGCGCGGACCCCGACATCTCCCCCGCCGACCGGGAGGCGATGGCCCGCCTGCTGGCCAAGGGTGTGCTGCGCGGGGTCAACTTCACCACCGACGACTGCGACGCCCTGTTCGCCCGGGTGCGGGAAGCCGGCGCCGACGTCATCCAGGAGCCGATGGACCAGCCGTACGGCGTGCGCGACTGCGCGTTCCGGGACCCGGCCGGGAACATGCTGCGGTTCATGGAACCGAACAGTTGA